Proteins co-encoded in one Arachis stenosperma cultivar V10309 chromosome 7, arast.V10309.gnm1.PFL2, whole genome shotgun sequence genomic window:
- the LOC130941959 gene encoding LOB domain-containing protein 21-like: MKKSGGGAIMKGYEPRSSSSCAACKFLKRRCIPNCIFAPYFRSDECKKFAKVHKVFGASNVSKILVEVPEDQREDTVNSLAYEAEARLRDPVYGCIGAIALLQRKMLELQHDLAIAKDRLARYSAVAATAADATSLITSSSSSSDNIFHFNHSQVSLPPFPEFPSSSDFNDTAAFCHASSSSSQSFPTTVVDDFIQIPYIF; encoded by the coding sequence ATGAAAAAATCAGGAggaggagccatcatgaagggTTACGAGCCACGTTCAAGTTCTTCTTGTGCCGCCTGCAAATTCTTGAAGAGAAGGTGCATCCCTAACTGCATATTCGCCCCTTACTTTCGCTCCGACGAGTGCAAGAAATTCGCCAAAGTTCACAAGGTCTTCGGCGCCAGCAATGTCAGCAAGATCCTCGTCGAGGTCCCCGAGGACCAGCGGGAAGACACCGTCAACTCCCTCGCCTACGAGGCCGAGGCCCGCCTCCGCGACCCTGTTTACGGCTGCATTGGCGCCATTGCTCTCCTCCAGAGGAAAATGCTCGAGCTTCAGCACGATCTCGCCATTGCCAAGGATCGTCTTGCTCGCTATTCTGCTGTTGCTGCTACTGCTGCTGATGCTACTTCTCTTAttacttcttcctcttcttcctccgaTAACATCTTTCATTTCAATCATTCTCAAGTTTCCTTGCCTCCTTTCCCTGAATTCCCTTCTTCCTCTGATTTCAATGACACTGCTGCTTTCTGCCAcgcctcttcttcttcctctcaaTCCTTTCCCACCACTGTAGTCGACGATTTCATTCAAATTCCATATATATTTTAG
- the LOC130940762 gene encoding alcohol acyltransferase 9 has translation MATSVHVKQALVITPSEPTPARVLALSAIDSQLFLRFTVEYLLVYRAWHGLDQAATTARLKSALAEALVPYYPFAGRIRPRPDAPGLEVLCRAQGAVFIEAFSDRYSSNDLEKPPKTVAQWRKLLSLHVADVLRGSPPLVVQLTWLRDGAAAIAVGISHCISDGIGSAEFLNYFAELASGKRVAGSRPKPVWERHLLNPPPPAGKKCVRVNPASHPEFNRVPDLCDFMNLVSTGLKPTSITFDKMRLGELKRLAQCTSQPGDESSSFYTSFEVLAAHVWRSWARALEFPPNQVLKLLFSINVRNRVKPGLPEGYYGNAFVLGCAVTRARDLEEKGIGYGSGLVRMAKERVGKQYVREVSELVSESMANPDSVGVLIVSQWSRLGMERVDFGMGKPEHVGSVCCDRYCLFLPASDNEDESREGVKVMVAVPTFAVDSYQFLMRDSNL, from the exons ATGGCAACTTCCGTACATGTAAAACAAGCCCTCGTTATTACTCCCTCCGAGCCCACGCCGGCCCGCGTCCTCGCTCTTTCAGCTATTGACTCCCAACTATTCCTTCGTTTCACCGTAGAGTACCTCTTGGTCTACCGGGCCTGGCACGGGCTTGATCAGGCTGCCACCACAGCCCGTCTAAAATCGGCATTAGCTGAAGCGCTTGTTCCCTACTATCCGTTTGCAGGTAGGATCAGGCCCCGCCCAGATGCCCCGGGCCTTGAGGTGCTCTGCCGGGCCCAGGGTGCAGTGTTCATTGAGGCCTTTTCTGACCGTTACAGTTCCAACGACTTAGAGAAACCGCCGAAAACTGTTGCTCAGTGGAGAAAACTGTTGTCCCTCCACGTGGCAGACGTTCTAAGAGGATCCCCGCCGCTGGTCGTTCAGCTCACGTGGCTCCGCGACGGTGCAGCAGCGATCGCCGTTGGAATCAGTCACTGTATCTCCGACGGAATCGGAAGTGCAGAGTTTCTCAACTACTTCGCGGAGTTAGCTTCTGGAAAACGCGTCGCCGGTTCAAGACCGAAACCTGTTTGGGAGCGTCACCTCCTGAATCCGCCACCACCGGCGGGAAAGAAATGCGTCCGGGTCAACCCGGCGAGTCACCCAGAGTTCAACCGAGTGCCTGACCTCTGTGACTTCATGAACCTGGTCTCTACCGGACTCAAGCCTACCTCCATCACCTTCGATAAAATGAGGCTCGGCGAGTTGAAGAGGCTCGCCCAGTGCACGAGTCAACCCGGCGATGAGTCATCGTCGTTCTACACGTCTTTCGAGGTCCTCGCAGCTCACGTGTGGAGGAGCTGGGCCAGAGCACTGGAATTTCCGCCAAATCAG GTGTTGAAGCTGCTTTTTAGCATCAACGTACGGAACCGGGTCAAACCGGGTTTACCAGAAGGTTACTACGGTAACGCATTCGTATTGGGATGCGCAGTGACGAGAGCTAGGGATCTGGAGGAGAAAGGAATCGGGTACGGGTCGGGATTGGTAAGAATGGCGAAGGAAAGAGTGGGGAAGCAGTACGTGAGAGAAGTGAGTGAGTTAGTGTCCGAGTCAATGGCGAATCCGGACTCAGTGGGAGTGCTTATAGTGTCGCAGTGGTCGAGGTTGGGAATGGAGAGGGTGGATTTCGGGATGGGGAAGCCGGAGCACGTGGGATCGGTGTGCTGCGACAGATACTGTTTGTTTTTGCCGGCGAGTGATAATGAAGATGAGAGTAGGGAGGGCGTGAAGGTGATGGTGGCGGTGCCTACTTTTGCCGTTGACAGTTACCAGTTCTTGATGCGAGATTCCAATCTTTAA
- the LOC130939398 gene encoding uncharacterized protein LOC130939398, with protein MAKKNAQEAYQRVREAKAKSRARSGAVTSPPPLPPPPKNTGTPTQPIVISSSSLPRPPLSAQILSEPEKKKRKTSEFGSSSFDGGVVIDGAIVDPPVPEVISESDLKTRGQRIIESPPRPTDASGSSSVPPPGPGGVPPGGGDSSTPSKK; from the exons atggcaaaaaaGAATGCTCAGGAGGCCTATCAAAGGGTCCGGGAGGCTAAggcgaagtcccgggctaggtcCGGGGCGGTCACCTCTCCTCCCCCTCTACCTCCTCCTCCTAAGAACACTGGCACTCCTACTCAACCTATTGTAATCTCTTCCTCGAGTTTGCCCCGACCACCCCTCTCTGCCCAAATTCTCTCCGAAcccgagaagaagaagcgcaagacttcagagtTTGGCTCTTCTTCTTtcgatggtggg GTGGTTATTGACGGCGCCATCGTTGATCCTCCCGTCCCCGAGGTCATTTCCGAGTCAGACCTGAAGACTCGGGGACAGAGAATTATCGAGTCTCCTCCTCGTCCTACGGATGCCTCAGGTTCTTCTTCCGTTCCTCCTCCCGGTCCTGGTGGTGTTCCTCCTGGTGGTGGCGATTCCTCTACTCCGTCCAAAAAATGA